A genomic stretch from Theobroma cacao cultivar B97-61/B2 chromosome 4, Criollo_cocoa_genome_V2, whole genome shotgun sequence includes:
- the LOC108661569 gene encoding uncharacterized protein LOC108661569, giving the protein MAPFEAIYGWICKSPIGWLEVGERKLLGLELVQDATEKIHMIRQRMLSTQRRQKSYADNRRRDLEFQVEDQVFLKVSPTKGYNPNPSHVIRYETIQLKDDLTYKKQSVAILNWQVKKLSSKEVASVKVLWRNHTSEVVTWETEEEMRTKYPHLFDTYRYVIL; this is encoded by the exons atggcaccatttgaggcaATATACGGATGGATATGTAAGTCACCtattggatggctagaggtgggagaaagaAAACTTTTGGGGCTTGAGTTGGTGCAGGATGCCACTGAGAAGATACATATGATTCGGCAGAGGATGTTGTCAACACAAAGGAGACAAAAGTCATATGCTGATAATAGACGGAGAGACTTAGAGTTTCAAGTGGAAGATCAAGTATTCCTGAAGGTCTCACCAACTaaaggg TACAACCCGAATCCCTCTcatgtaatacggtatgaGACCATCCAGCTAAAAGATGATTTGACCTATAAGAAGCAATCGGTAGCTATCCTCAATTGGCAAGTCAAAAAGCTTAGTTCAAAGGAAGTAGCATCAGTGAAAGTGTTGTGGCGAAACCACACCAGCGAGGTGGTAACGTGGGAAACCGAGGAAGAGATGCGAACAAAGTATCCCCATCTCTTTGATACTTACAGGTACGTTATCTTATAG